Proteins encoded within one genomic window of Sphingomonas cannabina:
- the infA gene encoding translation initiation factor IF-1, with product MAKEELLEMRGQVVELLPNAMFRVRLENDHEILGHTAGKMRKNRIRVLVGDEVLVELTPYDLTKGRITYRFMPGRGGPGPQS from the coding sequence TTGGCCAAGGAAGAACTGCTCGAAATGCGCGGCCAGGTGGTCGAGCTCCTGCCCAATGCGATGTTCCGCGTGCGGCTGGAGAATGATCACGAAATTCTCGGCCACACCGCCGGCAAGATGCGCAAGAACCGCATCCGCGTGCTCGTCGGCGACGAAGTGCTGGTCGAGCTCACTCCCTATGACCTGACCAAGGGCCGCATCACCTATCGCTTCATGCCCGGCCGCGGCGGGCCCGGGCCGCAATCCTGA
- a CDS encoding dihydrodipicolinate synthase family protein: MAIGWKGVFPAVTTQLREDLSIDLADTQRVVDDLIRDGVTGVIALGTVGENNSLEYAEKVSVLSAIVEVVAGRVPVITGVSEYDTRRAVRYAQAAEKAGADGLMLLPPMVYVPKPHELVAHFKGVADQTGLPIMLYSNPPAYRTVIGAEVLTALIDVKNIVAVKESAPDTRRFTDFRNAFGDRYTLFAGLDDVALESLYLGAQGWVSGLTNAFPKESVELVAAFERGDHAKALEIYRWFMPLLHLDAEHDLVQSIKLAEQVMGRGSERVLPPRLVLQGERRAQVIAMVEKAAATRPDLSAAAVAAEAAA, translated from the coding sequence ATGGCAATTGGTTGGAAGGGCGTATTTCCGGCAGTCACCACGCAGCTGCGCGAGGATCTGTCGATCGATCTCGCCGACACGCAGCGCGTCGTCGACGATCTGATCCGCGACGGCGTGACCGGCGTGATCGCGCTGGGCACGGTCGGCGAGAACAATTCCCTGGAATATGCCGAAAAGGTGTCGGTACTCTCCGCGATCGTCGAGGTGGTGGCGGGGCGCGTTCCGGTGATCACCGGCGTGTCGGAGTATGACACGCGCCGCGCCGTCCGCTACGCGCAGGCGGCCGAGAAGGCTGGCGCCGACGGCCTGATGCTGCTGCCGCCGATGGTCTATGTGCCCAAGCCGCACGAGCTGGTCGCGCATTTCAAGGGCGTGGCCGATCAGACCGGCCTGCCGATCATGCTCTACAGCAACCCGCCGGCCTATCGCACGGTGATCGGTGCCGAAGTGCTGACCGCGCTGATCGACGTGAAGAACATCGTCGCGGTCAAGGAATCGGCGCCGGACACCCGCCGCTTCACCGATTTCCGCAACGCGTTCGGCGACCGCTACACGCTGTTCGCCGGCCTCGACGACGTCGCGCTGGAGAGCCTGTACCTCGGCGCGCAGGGCTGGGTGTCGGGCCTCACCAACGCCTTCCCGAAGGAATCAGTCGAGCTCGTCGCCGCCTTCGAGCGCGGCGACCATGCCAAGGCGCTGGAAATCTACCGCTGGTTCATGCCGCTGCTGCATCTCGATGCCGAGCACGACCTGGTCCAGTCGATCAAGCTGGCCGAGCAGGTGATGGGCCGCGGGTCCGAGCGCGTGCTGCCGCCGCGCCTGGTGCTGCAGGGCGAGCGCCGCGCGCAGGTGATCGCCATGGTCGAGAAGGCGGCGGCGACGCGGCCGGACCTGTCCGCCGCGGCCGTGGCGGCGGAAGCGGCGGCCTGA
- a CDS encoding Maf family protein: MSEPPALVLASTSPRRLELLARLGIAPARLAAPDIDETPLKGELPKPYVLRLAEAKARAVERTPDEIVLAGDTTVAVGRRILEKPRDEADLRRMLGLLSGRRHACFSAVCVIDREGRARLRVSQTVVAFKRLSDAEIDWYVASGEGMGKAGGYAIQGRAEAFVRFLSGSHSGVVGLPVYETRALLSAAGYPLG, from the coding sequence CTGAGCGAACCGCCCGCACTCGTTCTCGCCTCCACTTCGCCGCGCCGGCTCGAGCTGCTCGCGCGGCTCGGCATCGCGCCGGCCCGGCTCGCCGCGCCCGACATCGACGAGACGCCGCTCAAGGGCGAGCTGCCCAAACCCTACGTCCTGCGCCTCGCCGAGGCCAAGGCCCGCGCGGTCGAACGCACGCCGGACGAGATCGTCCTCGCCGGCGACACCACCGTCGCCGTCGGCCGACGCATCCTGGAGAAGCCGCGCGACGAAGCGGACCTCCGCCGGATGCTCGGCCTGCTCTCCGGCCGGCGCCACGCCTGTTTCTCGGCGGTCTGCGTGATCGACCGCGAGGGCCGCGCGCGGCTGCGCGTCTCGCAGACCGTCGTCGCCTTCAAGCGCCTCAGCGACGCCGAGATCGACTGGTATGTCGCCAGCGGCGAAGGCATGGGCAAAGCGGGCGGCTATGCCATCCAGGGCCGCGCCGAGGCGTTCGTGCGCTTCCTGTCCGGCAGCCATTCGGGCGTGGTCGGCCTGCCCGTCTATGAGACGCGCGCGCTGCTCAGTGCCGCGGGCTATCCGCTTGGCTGA
- a CDS encoding sodium-translocating pyrophosphatase codes for MTIVYGAILCGLIAVLYGLFTSSQVLRAPAGDAKMQDIASAIQEGAKAYLGRQYTTIAIVGAIVAVVLFFTLGILSTVAFLIGAVLSGVAGYVGMNISVRANVRTAEAARGSLQGGLTLAFRSGAITGMLVAGLGLLAIAGLFWYLIGPAGHAPNDRPIIDALTALAFGASLISIFARLGGGIFTKAADVGADLVGKVEAGIPEDDPRNPAVIADNVGDNVGDCAGMAADLFETYVVTLGLTMVSIALLVKASSAELLALMSLPLIVGGVCIITSIIGTYAVRLGNGSIMGALYKGFWTTVILAVPAIYLVTSYTLGDMHAVIGGAGFLDPASEGLTTEAALGLEAAGPSFTGMDLFWCMMIGLGVTGLLVWITEYYTGTNYRPVKSIAKASVTGHGTNVIQGLAVSLESTALPTLVIVVAVVATYQLAGIIGVAFAATSLLALAGMVVALDAYGPVTDNAGGIAEMAGLPDDVRHKTDALDAVGNTTKAVTKGYAIGSAALAALVLFGAYTTDLKEFFPDITVDFSLSNPFVIVGLLLGALLPYLFGAFGMTAVGRAAGSVVEDVREQFRSNAGIMEGTSRPNYARTVDIVTRAAIKEMIVPSLLPVLSPILVYFLITAVAGQGQGFAALGAMLLGVIVSGLFVAISMTSGGGAWDNAKKYIEDGNYGGKGSDAHKAAVTGDTVGDPYKDTAGPAVNPMIKITNIVALLLLAALAAHAAG; via the coding sequence ATGACGATCGTTTACGGCGCTATCCTGTGCGGCTTGATTGCCGTGCTCTATGGCCTTTTCACCAGTAGCCAGGTCCTGCGCGCGCCCGCGGGCGACGCCAAGATGCAGGACATCGCCTCCGCCATCCAGGAGGGGGCCAAGGCCTATCTCGGCCGGCAGTACACCACCATCGCCATCGTCGGCGCGATCGTCGCGGTCGTCCTGTTCTTCACCCTCGGCATCCTGTCGACCGTCGCCTTCCTGATCGGCGCCGTGCTGTCGGGCGTCGCCGGCTATGTCGGCATGAACATCTCGGTGCGCGCCAACGTGCGCACCGCCGAGGCGGCGCGCGGCAGCCTGCAGGGCGGCCTCACCCTCGCCTTCCGCTCGGGCGCGATCACCGGGATGCTGGTGGCGGGGCTCGGCCTGCTCGCGATCGCCGGGCTGTTCTGGTACCTGATCGGCCCCGCCGGCCATGCGCCCAACGATCGCCCGATCATCGACGCGCTGACCGCGCTCGCGTTCGGCGCCTCGCTGATCTCGATCTTCGCGCGTCTCGGCGGCGGCATCTTCACCAAGGCGGCCGACGTCGGCGCCGACCTGGTCGGCAAGGTCGAGGCCGGCATTCCCGAGGACGATCCCCGCAACCCCGCCGTGATCGCGGACAACGTCGGCGACAACGTCGGCGACTGCGCGGGCATGGCCGCCGACCTGTTCGAGACCTATGTCGTCACGCTCGGCCTCACCATGGTGTCGATCGCGCTGCTGGTGAAGGCGAGCTCGGCCGAGCTGCTCGCGCTGATGAGCCTGCCGCTGATCGTCGGGGGCGTTTGCATCATCACCTCGATCATCGGCACCTATGCGGTCCGGCTCGGCAACGGCTCGATCATGGGGGCGCTCTACAAGGGCTTCTGGACGACGGTGATCCTGGCGGTGCCGGCGATCTACCTCGTCACCAGCTATACGCTCGGCGACATGCATGCCGTTATCGGCGGCGCCGGCTTCCTCGATCCCGCCAGCGAGGGGCTCACCACCGAGGCGGCGCTCGGGCTGGAAGCAGCCGGTCCGAGCTTCACCGGCATGGACCTGTTCTGGTGCATGATGATCGGCCTCGGCGTCACCGGCCTGCTCGTCTGGATCACCGAATATTACACCGGCACCAACTATCGCCCGGTCAAGTCGATCGCCAAGGCATCGGTCACCGGCCACGGCACCAACGTCATCCAGGGCCTCGCCGTCAGCCTCGAATCGACCGCGCTGCCGACGCTGGTGATCGTCGTCGCGGTGGTCGCAACCTATCAGCTCGCCGGCATCATCGGTGTCGCCTTCGCCGCGACCTCGCTGCTGGCGCTCGCCGGCATGGTGGTGGCGCTCGACGCGTACGGCCCGGTCACCGACAACGCCGGCGGCATCGCCGAGATGGCCGGCCTGCCCGACGACGTGCGCCACAAGACCGACGCGCTCGACGCGGTCGGCAACACCACCAAGGCGGTGACCAAGGGCTATGCGATCGGCTCCGCCGCGCTGGCGGCGCTGGTGCTGTTCGGCGCCTATACGACCGACCTCAAGGAGTTCTTCCCGGACATCACGGTGGACTTCTCGCTGTCGAACCCGTTCGTGATCGTCGGGCTGCTGCTCGGGGCGCTGCTGCCCTATCTGTTCGGTGCCTTCGGCATGACCGCGGTCGGCCGCGCTGCCGGATCGGTGGTGGAGGACGTGCGCGAGCAGTTCCGCTCGAACGCCGGCATCATGGAGGGCACCAGCCGTCCCAACTATGCCCGCACCGTCGACATCGTCACCCGCGCCGCGATCAAGGAGATGATCGTGCCGTCGCTGCTGCCGGTGCTGAGCCCGATCCTGGTCTATTTCCTGATCACCGCGGTCGCCGGCCAGGGCCAGGGCTTCGCGGCGCTGGGTGCAATGCTGCTCGGCGTGATCGTGTCCGGCCTGTTCGTCGCCATTTCGATGACCTCGGGCGGCGGCGCGTGGGACAATGCCAAGAAGTACATCGAGGACGGCAATTACGGCGGCAAGGGCTCCGACGCGCACAAGGCGGCGGTGACCGGCGACACGGTGGGCGATCCCTACAAGGACACCGCCGGCCCGGCGGTCAATCCGATGATCAAGATCACCAACATCGTCGCGCTGCTGCTGCTCGCGGCGCTGGCGGCCCACGCAGCGGGCTGA
- a CDS encoding DNA gyrase inhibitor YacG → MSRPNSHDLCPLCGKPTDPGLAPFCSQGCRDRDLLNWLGEGYRLPGPPVDPAGLDSPESRD, encoded by the coding sequence ATGTCCAGGCCCAATTCGCATGATCTCTGCCCGCTGTGCGGCAAGCCGACCGATCCCGGGCTCGCGCCCTTCTGCAGCCAGGGCTGCCGCGACCGCGACCTGCTGAACTGGCTCGGCGAGGGCTATCGCCTGCCGGGCCCGCCGGTCGATCCGGCGGGGCTAGACAGCCCCGAAAGCCGCGACTAA
- a CDS encoding ribonuclease gives MAEWLVEAGIGETRAVLVEGDRILEARIIPDGELIAGTVVEARLVARIPERGQGIVAWDGHEALVSPLPAGVTEGALTRVEIVRPAIPEPGKPKRARARPSDAEPAPAPSLDGRALRHTDPDLLEAAGWSELIEEAATGVVAFPGGELRIALTPAMTLIDVDGTLASAPLAIAGARAAAEAIRRLDIAGSIGIDLPGGADKAVRHAAAEAIDAALPQPFERTAVNGFGFVQIVRPRRRRSLPEIYAMEPAPAHARALLRRAERTSGAGARTLTAHPAVIAAIAPGWREELARRLGTEIVLREDASLTMSGGHVQAQFA, from the coding sequence TTGGCTGAGTGGCTGGTCGAGGCCGGCATCGGCGAAACCCGCGCCGTGCTGGTCGAGGGCGATCGCATCCTGGAAGCACGGATCATTCCCGACGGTGAGCTGATCGCCGGGACGGTGGTGGAGGCGCGCCTCGTCGCCCGTATCCCTGAGCGGGGTCAGGGCATCGTCGCCTGGGACGGGCATGAGGCGCTGGTGTCGCCCCTCCCCGCCGGCGTCACCGAGGGGGCGCTCACCCGCGTCGAGATCGTCCGGCCGGCCATCCCCGAGCCCGGCAAGCCCAAGCGCGCCCGCGCCCGCCCCAGCGATGCCGAGCCCGCACCGGCACCGTCGCTCGACGGGCGCGCGCTGCGGCACACGGACCCCGACCTGCTCGAGGCGGCCGGATGGTCCGAGCTGATCGAGGAGGCCGCCACGGGCGTGGTCGCGTTTCCCGGCGGCGAGCTCCGCATCGCGCTGACACCGGCGATGACGCTGATCGACGTCGACGGCACGCTCGCGTCCGCGCCGCTCGCGATCGCCGGCGCGCGAGCCGCGGCCGAAGCGATCCGCCGCCTCGACATCGCCGGCTCGATCGGCATCGACCTCCCGGGCGGGGCCGACAAGGCCGTGCGCCACGCCGCAGCGGAGGCGATCGACGCCGCACTGCCGCAGCCGTTCGAGCGCACCGCCGTCAACGGCTTCGGCTTCGTCCAGATCGTCCGCCCGCGCCGCCGCCGATCGCTGCCCGAGATTTACGCGATGGAGCCGGCGCCCGCCCATGCCCGCGCGCTCCTCCGCCGCGCCGAGCGCACATCCGGCGCGGGCGCGCGGACGCTCACGGCGCACCCGGCGGTGATCGCCGCGATCGCTCCCGGCTGGCGGGAGGAGCTGGCCCGCCGCCTCGGCACCGAAATCGTCTTGCGCGAGGACGCGTCGCTCACCATGTCCGGCGGGCATGTCCAGGCCCAATTCGCATGA
- a CDS encoding 4-hydroxyproline epimerase → MRHTFFCIDGHTAGNPVRLVAGGAPLLKGGSMSERRQDFLARFDWIRTGLCFEPRGHDMMSGGFLYPPTQPENDIGILFIETSGCLPMCGHGTIGIVTFGLEHGLIQPATPGNLRIEVPAGVIDIAYETAGEKVTSVRITNVPAYVAARGIVVDVEGIGPLSIDVAYGGNYYAIIEPQGAYTGLDDMGASRLVDLSGRIRAAIRETFEPVHPLDPTIRGVSHILWADRPKGEGADGRNAVFYGDKAIDRSPCGTGTSARLAHLAATGRLAVGDRFVHESYIGSRFVGRIEQAVTLSDQPAIIPSIEGSAIATGFNTIWIDRADPFWAGFQVK, encoded by the coding sequence ATGCGCCACACCTTCTTCTGCATCGATGGCCACACCGCCGGCAATCCCGTCCGCCTGGTGGCGGGCGGGGCACCGCTGCTGAAGGGCGGCTCGATGTCCGAGCGGCGGCAGGATTTTCTCGCCCGCTTCGACTGGATCCGCACCGGCCTGTGCTTCGAACCGCGCGGGCACGACATGATGTCGGGCGGATTCCTCTATCCGCCGACGCAGCCCGAAAACGACATCGGCATCCTGTTCATCGAGACCAGCGGCTGCCTGCCGATGTGCGGCCACGGCACGATCGGCATCGTCACCTTCGGCCTCGAGCACGGGCTCATCCAGCCGGCGACGCCGGGAAATCTCCGCATCGAAGTGCCCGCCGGCGTCATCGACATCGCCTATGAAACCGCCGGCGAGAAGGTGACATCGGTCCGCATCACCAACGTCCCGGCATATGTCGCGGCGCGCGGCATCGTCGTGGACGTGGAAGGGATCGGCCCATTGTCGATCGACGTCGCCTATGGCGGCAACTATTACGCGATCATCGAGCCGCAGGGCGCCTATACCGGCCTCGACGACATGGGCGCGTCGAGGCTCGTCGACTTGAGCGGCCGCATCCGCGCCGCCATCCGCGAGACGTTCGAGCCCGTCCATCCGCTCGATCCGACGATCCGCGGGGTCAGCCATATCCTCTGGGCCGACCGGCCGAAGGGCGAGGGCGCCGACGGCCGCAACGCCGTCTTCTACGGCGACAAGGCGATCGATCGCAGCCCGTGCGGCACCGGCACCTCGGCGCGGCTGGCGCATCTGGCGGCAACGGGCCGGCTCGCGGTCGGCGACCGGTTCGTCCACGAAAGCTATATCGGCAGCCGCTTCGTCGGCCGCATCGAGCAGGCGGTGACGCTGAGCGACCAACCGGCGATTATCCCTTCGATCGAAGGCTCGGCGATTGCCACCGGATTCAACACGATCTGGATCGACCGCGCGGACCCGTTCTGGGCCGGCTTCCAGGTAAAATGA